In the Flagellimonas sp. HMM57 genome, one interval contains:
- a CDS encoding alpha/beta hydrolase: protein MMEKTVSYNAKNTYVTLNTLTHRTKNVWLVFHGIGYLSRYFIKHFESLDVDQNYIIAPQAPSKYYLKNEYKYVGASWLTKENTLTETENVLNYIDAVFDAEQIPPETNLFVFGFSQGVSIATRWMTKRKIHCTTLILYAGGIPNELAEQDFEYLDWDITSVKIVYGKKDNYLNRERLRQENIKITKLFQDNVEFINFEGGHEMKAEVIQNLI from the coding sequence ATGATGGAAAAGACAGTATCATATAACGCCAAAAATACATATGTAACCTTAAATACGTTAACCCATAGAACAAAGAATGTATGGCTCGTATTTCACGGGATTGGCTATTTGAGTCGTTATTTTATTAAGCATTTTGAAAGTTTAGATGTCGATCAGAATTATATTATAGCTCCACAGGCCCCTTCAAAATACTACTTAAAAAATGAATATAAGTATGTTGGCGCAAGTTGGCTCACGAAAGAAAACACCTTAACGGAAACGGAAAATGTATTGAACTACATTGACGCAGTTTTCGATGCAGAACAAATCCCTCCAGAAACCAATCTTTTCGTTTTTGGATTTTCACAGGGAGTATCGATAGCAACACGCTGGATGACCAAAAGAAAAATACATTGCACCACTTTGATTCTCTATGCCGGTGGCATTCCTAATGAATTGGCCGAACAAGATTTTGAATATTTGGATTGGGACATCACAAGTGTCAAAATCGTATATGGGAAAAAGGATAATTATTTAAACAGAGAACGATTAAGGCAAGAGAATATTAAAATCACCAAACTGTTTCAAGATAATGTTGAATTCATCAACTTTGAAGGTGGTCACGAAATGAAAGCGGAAGTAATCCAAAACCTGATCTGA
- a CDS encoding VOC family protein, producing the protein MEEINRQIANVTLVVKDYDEAIAFYTKKLGFELVDDVDLGEGKRWVLVAPKGSQCNILLGKAANNEQKAAIGNQTGGRVFLFLNTADFWKDYRQMQKNGILFKEEPREESYGTVVVFEDLYGNLWDLLQLK; encoded by the coding sequence ATGGAAGAAATCAACAGACAAATAGCGAACGTTACTTTAGTGGTTAAAGATTATGATGAAGCAATAGCATTCTATACCAAAAAGTTGGGGTTTGAACTTGTGGATGATGTGGATTTAGGTGAAGGGAAACGATGGGTTCTGGTTGCTCCCAAAGGTTCGCAATGCAATATTTTGTTGGGAAAAGCTGCTAATAACGAACAAAAGGCAGCAATCGGAAATCAAACTGGCGGTAGGGTTTTTCTATTCTTAAACACTGCAGACTTCTGGAAAGATTATAGACAAATGCAAAAAAATGGTATCCTATTTAAGGAGGAACCCAGGGAAGAATCTTATGGAACTGTTGTAGTTTTTGAGGATCTCTATGGAAACCTTTGGGATTTGCTTCAACTAAAATAA